The genomic stretch ggtcTATAGTGCATGTCgtgggggcctatggggcctatgggatGAGGGTGGGGGTCTAGTAGTGTACTTTTTGGGGGGGCTtttggggggctatggggtgaggagGGGTTGTTAGGGcgggctatggggtgagggggtTCCGTATAGTGTCTTTGGGCGGGGCTATGGGGTGAAGAggggggggctatagggggctatggggtaaGGGGAGGGGGGCTATAGTATTCTttgggggggctgtggggggctgtggggtgtgaggaggggggtctatgggggggcATGGGTGAGGGAGGGGGTCTGctggggggctatggggtgagtagaggggcctatggggggcttatggggtgCAGCGGGGGGTCTATAGTGTCTTtgggggggctttgggggcCCCTATGGGTGGGGTGGGGTTGTAGGGGGCTATGGGTGAGGAGGGGATCTATTGGGGGGGCTTATAGCGGTGAGGGGGCTATTAGGGTCGGGGGCAGCTATTGGGATGAGGGGAGGGTTGTAGGGGGACTATGGGGTGAGGGGTGGGGTCTATAGTGTCTTTGGGCGGGGCTTATGGGGGGCTGTGGATGTGAAGGAGGGGGGGTCTATGGCGGGGGGCTTATGGGGTGAGGGAGAGGTATGTTAGTGGGGtatgggggtgagggggggtcTATAATTGTTTTTGGGGGGCTATGGGATAagagggggatatggggggctatggggtgggtggggggtcTAGGGGAGATATTGCGGGGGGCTATTAGGGGGCTATGGGTGGGCTGTGCGGGGCTATtggggtgaggggaggggaCTattagggtgctatggggtgaggggggatCTATAGTGTGTGTGGGGGACTATGGAGTGGGGGGGTCTATAGTGTCTTTGGGGGGTTGTAGGGGACTATGGGGTGAGGGTGGCgggtatggggtggggggggtctgTAGGGGAGCTATGGGTGAGGGGGGGGGCCCATTAGTTTGTCTTTtgggggggcttatggggtgAGGAtagggggggctatggggcgcTTATAGCAGGTGGGGGTGAGTCTATAGTGTCtttgggggctatggggtgaagagggggggctatggggtaaGGGGGAGTTGtaggggggctatggggtgcaGGGCTCTTATGGCGAAGGCTATGGAGGGAGGGGGGCTAATGTGGGAGGGGATTGGGACATTGGGACACAGGCAAAGTGGGGGGTGGGACatctggggggggggtcacGAGGCTCCTTAATCCCCCCAACCCCTTTATTCTGCAGAAGGTTGAAAGCATGAGACACCGTGAccccccccacaaaaaaaaaatatagccCTTTTTGCAATAAAAACCttcttgttttggaaacaaGTGGGTTGAATTGGGGGGGGCGGGCGGCACAGAGCTTTatttattggggggggtccaGAGGATTTATTATTGGGGGAGGGTTTTTATTATGGGGGTTTTtattaattggggggggggcgttattatggggggggtatTCCCAGaggttattatggggggggtttaTTATTGGGGGGGTTCTCATCCGTCATTGAACTTGCATGAAGAGCCGGCGCCGTTTGGGTCTTGCGAATTGCAGGAACGAACCGAACCCGAAGGCATCTTGACGAGAAACCTTTCAGCCAGGGAGGAGGGGCACAAAGGGCGCGGAcctgggggggggcgggggtgTTAAATTGTGAGTggcgccccccccccccccaaaagaCCCCCAATTAtcccccccaacctcccccaGACCACCAATGGACACCCCCCCTCccctaaccccccccccatccagaCCTCAATGGCCCCCAACCTCCCCCCAATCTCCCTAAACCTCCCcagaccccaatggaccccagCCCCCCTAacccccctcttcccccccccccccccctcagaCCCCAAGCGACCCCAAACCCCCCTTTCCCCACCCCAAGACCCCAAAGGACCCCCCCAAGgcccctcccttcccccagcccccaagggacccccaacccccccccctccaacctCCCTAACCTCGCCCAGCCCCAAGCGGACCCCAagccccccccaacccccccccatagatcccaagGGACCCCCAATCCTCCCCACCAGCCCCCAATGGACCCCCAacccccttttcttccccccccatagatcccaaggaacccccaccccccccctttccccccccaccagcccccaatgacccccaaccccccattgatcccaaggggacccccattccccccccccccccacacttCCCCACCAGAACCCCAATGGACCCCCAGCCCAAACCAAtggacccccaacccccctcttcccccccatAAGATCCCAAGGGACCCCCCAATCCTCCCCACcagaccccaatggacccccccagcccccccccaaccccccattgatcccaagggacccccaatcccccccccttcccacttagaccccaatggacccccagccccccctcAACCCCCCAAATAGACCCAAGggacccccaaacccccctcccccttccccaccagaccccaatggaccccagcccccctctttccccccccatGATCCCAAGGGGacccccaatccccccccccatttccccacCAGCTCCCAAGGCGACCCCCAAACCCCCCTtgcccccccttccccacccaTAGATCCCAAGGgaccccagcccccccccaaccccccatagatcccaagggacccccaaaccccccccagccccccaatGGACCCCAACCCACTTAGGTAGCTGGTGCAGGCGACAGCGGTCAGGTTGACGGGGACGTGGCGCTGTCCGTCATATCCCTGAACtacaatgggggggggggttaataaAAGACCCCACCCTCATTAAGGGGCGGGGGCTCCCAGCCCCCCCTAAGCCCCCCCAGCTCACCCTGCTGTTGTGCTTTGCCTGCTCCAAGGTGGCTGTGAACAGCAAACAGCGGCACGGCACAGAGGCTGCCTGGGCACAGGCAATGTATCAAATGGGGGGGGGAGATAAGGGGGGAGTAAGAGCTTTATGGGGACCCCCATTATTGGATCCCCCCATTAttcaacccccccacccccacaaTTGGATCCCCCCCCTATTATcggacccccccccattacgttactgccccccaccccccattatTGGACCCCCCATAttcaacccccccccaccccacaatTTGACACCCCCCCAATTATTGCCCCCCCGCCCCATTTATCGGACCCCTTTCCCCCCttattgcccccccccccattgaaGTTGCCCCCCCTCCATTAATCAGCTCCCTTAttgccaccccccccccattatcaGGACTCCCTCCCACCCTTATtactgccccccccccccattattgCCAACCCCCCATTATCAGCCCCCCCCAATTAATGCCCCCCCCATTTATTGCCCACCCCTTTCTTATTACTGGCCCCCCACATTATCAGCCCCCCCCATtattaagacccccccccccattattggccccccaccccccccattattGGAACCACCCCCATTTATCAgacccccctcctcccccttattgcccccccccccattattgTGACCCTCTCCCCCATTatcagacccccccccattatcaggaccccccccccatattggACCCCTCCCATTATCagaccccctcccccccaattattaagacccccccccattatcaCACCACCCTCCCATTATCAGGACCCCCTCCCCCCTTATTACCCCCCCTCCATTATCCGACCCCCCACCATTATcagacccccacccccattatCGGACCCCCACCATTATcagacccccacccccattatCAGGCCCCCACCATTATCAggccccccccacccccccccccatttaatcagcccccccccattattaAGACCCCCATTAtcagcccccccccattattaAAGACCCCCTCCCCATTAtcagaccccccccatttataaGACCACCCCCCCATTATCAGGACCCCCTTCCCCATTTAtcagcccccccccattaattaagaccccccccccattatcaGACCCCCTCCCCCCATGTATCCAATGACGCCCCCCATTATCaagacccccacccccatttaTCGCGACCCCCACCATTATCAGACCCCCTCCCCCCTattaaggaccccccccccatatcacACACCCCCCCCCATGATTCAGGGACCCCCCTCCCCCTTACTGCCCCCCCCATATAAGACCCCTCCCCCCATTATCAGACCCTCCCCCATTATttagacccccccccattatcaGACCCCTCCCCCATTATCCaaaacccccccccattatcaGGACCCCCCTCCCTTACTGCCCCCCCCATTTATAAGCCCCCCCCCGCATTCACCTTCCCCTTGTCTCTTGGCTCGGGTCGGGGCTGGTGTTGTCAATGACGACCCTGTTCCCGCAGCTCAGGGCTCTCTCGGTGGCGGCCACACAGCGCTGCCACGAGCCCAGCGtgtcctatgggggggggggtcacgTGACACCATCACAGGGTCACGTGACAACACATGGGGTCATGTGACAACACATGGGGTCACGTGACAACACATGGGGTCATGTGACACCACACGGGGTCACGTGATGTCACATGGGTCACGTGACCACCCCCCCCCCCGTACCCTATTGACGTATGTGTAGCCCGCGGGGACGATGTGGGTCTGCAGGAAGGTGGATTTGCCGGCTGGAATGGAATGGAGAGGGGTCAAAGGTCAAGGTTAGGGTCAGAGGTCAAGGTTAGGGTCAGAGGTCAGGCTTGGGGTCAGAGGTCAGGCTTGGGGTTAGAGGGCAAAGGTTGCGGCGCTGGGAGGGTTCGGGGGTCAGGGGTGATTGTTAGGGGTCAAGGGTCAAAGGTGAGGGTCAGGGTTAGGGATCAGGGGTCAAAGGTGAGGGTCGGGTCGTGCTAGGGGTCAAAGGGTCAAAGGTGAGGGTCAGGTCATGGACAGGGTTCAGCGTTGGGGGTCAGAGGTCACGGGGAGGGGGTCAGAGGTCAAAGGTTAGAGGTCACAAAGAGGACAGAGCTCACGGGGGTCAGAGGTCATGGGTGAGGGTTCAGAGGTCACAGGGAAGGGCCAAAGGTCACAGGAAGGGGTCAAAGATCACTGAGAGGGGTCAGAGATCAAAGGTTAGAGGTCACGGAGAGGGGTCAGAGGTCAAAGGGGTCAGAGGTCACAGGGAAGGGTCAGAGGTCAACGGGGTCAGAGATCATAGGAAAGGTTAAAGGTCACATGAAGGATTAAAGGTCACAAGGACGGGGTCAAAGGTCACAGGAAGGGCTCAGAGGTCACAGGACGGGGTCAGAGGTCACAGGATGGGGTCAGAGGTCACAGGGAGGGGTCAAAGGTCACCCACCCGCAGGGTAACCCACAGCCACCAACACTTCGGGGTCGTCTGAGGTCAACGCGGCCTCGGGGGGGTCATAGAGGTCAGCGGTGGGGTCCAAGCGGCGCTATGGGGGGTCAAAGGTCAGAGGTCAACAAAGGTCAGAGGTCAACATATGGGGGGGCATCGAGATAAGGGGGGGTCAAAGGTGATACTTACGGGGTCAAAGGTCGGAAGGTCAAAGGGCGCCGGAGCCCAACCCAGGAAGAATTCCTCGGGGGTTTGGAAACGAAGGGCGGCATTGAGGGCGAACTGCGAGCAATAGgaatcaatggggatcaatgggggcaatagggatcaatggggatcaatgggatcaatgggggcaatagggatcaatgggggcaatagggatcaatagggatcaatgggggcaatagggatcaatggggatcaatgggggcaatagggatcaatgggatcaatagggatcaatgggatcaatggNNNNNNNNNNNNNNNNNNNNNNNNNNNNNNNNNNNNNNNNNNNNNNNNNNNNNNNNNNNNNNNNNNNNNNNNNNNNNNNNNNNNNNNNNNNNNNNNNNNNNNNNNNNNNNNNNNNNNNNNNNNNNNNNNNNNNNNNNNNNNNNNNNNNNNNNNNNNNNNNNNNNNNNNNNNNNNNNNNNNNNNNNNNNNNNNNNNNNNNNNNNNNNNNNNNNNNNNNNNNNNNNNNNNNNNNNNNNNNNNNNNNNNNNNNNNNNNNNNNNNNNNNNNNNNNNNNNNNNNNNNNNNNNNNNNNNNNNNNNNNNNNNNNNNNNNNNNNNNNNNNNNNNNNNNNNNNNNNNNNNNNNNNNNNNNNNNNNNNNNNNNNNNNNNNNNNNNNNNNNNNNNNNNNNNNNNNNNNNNNNNNNNNNNNNNNNNNNNNNNNNNNNNNNNNNNNNNNNNNNNNNNNNNNNNNNNNNNNNNNNNNNNNNNNNNNNNNNNNNNNNNNNNNNNNNNNNNNNNNNNNNNNNNNNNNNNNNNNNNNNNNNNNNNNNNNNNNNNNNNNNNNNNNNNNNNNNNNNNNNNNNNNNNNNNNNNNNNNNNNNNNNNNNNNNNNNNNNNNNNNNNNNNNNNNNNNNNNNNNNNNNNNNNNNNNNNNNNNNNNNNNNNNNNNNNNNNNNNNNNNNNNNNNNNNNNNNNNNNNNNNNNNNNNNNNNNNNNNNNNNNNNNNNNNNNNNNNNNNNNNNNNNNNNNNNNNNNNNNNNNNNNNNNNNNNNNNNNNNNNNNNNNNNNNNNNNNNNNNNNNNNNNNNNNNNNNNNNNNNNNNNNNNNNNNNNNNNNNNNNNNNNNNNNNNNNNNNNNNNNNNNNNNNNNNNNNNNNNNNNNNNNNNNNNNNNNNNNNNNNNNNNNNNNNNNNNNNNNNNNNNNNNNNNNNNNNNNNNNNNNNNNNNNNNNNNNNNNNNNNNNNNNNNNNNNNNNNNNNNNNNNNNNNNNNNNNNNNNNNNNNNNNNNNNNNNNNNNNNNNNNNNNNNNNNNNNNNNNNNNNNNNNNNNNNNNNNNNNNNNNNNNNNNNNNNNNNNNNN from Coturnix japonica isolate 7356 unplaced genomic scaffold, Coturnix japonica 2.1 chrUnrandom858, whole genome shotgun sequence encodes the following:
- the PNKP gene encoding bifunctional polynucleotide phosphatase/kinase gives rise to the protein ANGAVSVSVQNSFYIGDAAGRPPNWAPGRKKKDFSCTDRLFALNAALRFQTPEEFFLGWAPAPFDLPTFDPRRLDPTADLYDPPEAALTSDDPEVLVAVGYPAAGKSTFLQTHIVPAGYTYVNRDTLGSWQRCVAATERALSCGNRVVIDNTSPDPSQETRGRYIACAQAASVPCRCLLFTATLEQAKHNSRFRDMTDSATSPST